From a region of the uncultured Desulfatiglans sp. genome:
- a CDS encoding conserved hypothetical protein (Evidence 4 : Unknown function but conserved in other organisms) — protein MGTDLIIRGRQIGSKELNQIRSVIARQWTQGRVAISRELCRLWNWRQENGHLKGQVCRILLRKLESKDLITLPPSKRGLANPPNRRYYVPPPEPPEVDTSPLEKAIEDLPPVRLAMVRRTAHEGLWNYLVYRYHYEGFRIIVGSHLKYIAWAGDRPVACLSWSSSVFRIAARDRFIGWGPQARNRNIRHVVNNNRFLLLPWVRCKNLASHLLGLSARIIGRDWHAFYGYPAYLLETFVDQARFRGTCYKAANWTLVGETAGYAKKDNRFYEHGRKKDVLLFPLVRDFRKRLQYLGEGGVP, from the coding sequence ATGGGTACGGATCTCATCATTCGCGGCAGACAAATCGGATCGAAAGAACTGAATCAGATCCGATCGGTTATCGCCCGACAATGGACTCAGGGCCGTGTGGCCATTTCCAGGGAGCTCTGCCGGCTGTGGAACTGGCGGCAGGAAAACGGCCACCTCAAAGGGCAGGTATGCAGGATCCTGCTGAGGAAGCTCGAAAGCAAAGACCTCATCACCTTGCCGCCGTCGAAAAGGGGTCTTGCGAACCCGCCCAACCGGCGCTACTACGTTCCGCCGCCTGAACCGCCGGAAGTCGATACTAGCCCTTTGGAAAAGGCGATCGAAGACCTGCCCCCCGTCAGACTGGCAATGGTCAGGCGGACAGCCCATGAGGGATTGTGGAACTATCTGGTCTATCGGTATCATTACGAAGGCTTCCGAATCATCGTCGGATCCCACCTGAAGTACATCGCCTGGGCCGGCGACCGGCCGGTTGCGTGTCTGTCGTGGAGCTCGAGTGTATTCCGGATTGCCGCCCGGGACCGTTTCATCGGTTGGGGCCCTCAGGCCCGAAACAGAAACATCCGCCATGTGGTGAACAACAACCGCTTTCTCCTGCTTCCCTGGGTCCGCTGCAAGAATCTGGCATCCCATCTGCTCGGTCTTTCGGCTCGGATCATTGGCAGGGACTGGCACGCCTTTTACGGCTATCCGGCCTATCTGCTCGAAACCTTTGTCGACCAGGCTCGGTTTCGCGGAACCTGCTACAAGGCTGCCAACTGGACCCTGGTAGGAGAAACGGCCGGCTATGCCAAGAAGGACAACCGGTTTTATGAACACGGCAGGAAAAAAGATGTGCTCCTTTTCCCGCTTGTCCGTGATTTCCGCAAGCGATTGCAGTATCTTGGCGAAGGAGGCGTCCCATGA
- a CDS encoding conserved hypothetical protein (Evidence 4 : Unknown function but conserved in other organisms) — protein sequence MHIASWHQVGSAEELTEALSVAASRIPQKKVRPCLVGDGAPWLWSAMQQAFPGAREVLDFYHCSEHIHALASAQYPDDPQRAFLWVESTMARLSHKGEVGAVIGGMKRMQPANDAAKESIRKTIHYLETNKNRFNYHGARRGGYAIGSGGIESANKFICHVRIKRSGAWWLVSNCNNMLKLRCALVNGTFEHLFDNHKTREKAKRLSRNA from the coding sequence GTGCATATCGCCAGCTGGCACCAGGTTGGAAGTGCCGAGGAACTGACGGAGGCCCTTTCGGTGGCGGCCTCCCGGATCCCGCAGAAAAAGGTCCGTCCCTGCCTGGTGGGCGACGGGGCGCCGTGGCTCTGGAGTGCCATGCAGCAGGCCTTCCCCGGCGCCCGCGAGGTCCTGGACTTCTATCACTGCTCTGAACATATCCATGCTCTGGCATCCGCGCAGTATCCCGACGACCCGCAGAGGGCCTTTCTCTGGGTGGAGAGCACGATGGCTCGCCTTTCACACAAGGGAGAGGTGGGCGCAGTCATTGGCGGGATGAAACGCATGCAGCCCGCCAACGACGCCGCAAAAGAGTCCATACGCAAGACCATCCATTACCTCGAAACCAACAAGAATCGCTTCAATTACCATGGGGCACGCCGCGGCGGCTACGCGATTGGCAGCGGCGGCATCGAATCCGCGAACAAGTTCATCTGCCATGTCCGGATCAAACGAAGCGGGGCATGGTGGCTGGTCTCAAACTGCAACAACATGCTCAAGCTCCGGTGCGCGCTGGTCAATGGTACCTTCGAACACCTCTTCGACAATCATAAGACAAGGGAAAAGGCTAAACGTCTTTCTAGAAACGCGTAA